From the Kallotenue papyrolyticum genome, the window GAACGTCTGCCCGTCGATGAGACCACGCCACAGCGCCCTGAGTCGCCCTACGGCATGACCAAGCTGCTCGGCGAATGGTATCTGCGCTACTGGCGCGAGCGCGGTGTCAACGGCACGATCCTGCGCTATGGTAATGTGTATGGTCCACGGCAGGATCCGCATGGCGAGGCCGGCGTGATCGCCATTTTTGCCAAGCGCATGCTTGCGCGGCAGCCCGTGCGCATCGACTGGGACGGCGAACAACAAAAAGATTATGTGTATGTCGGCGATGTGGCCCACGCCAATGTCGAGGCGCTGCTGCGGGCTCGCAACGATACCTTTTGTATCGCCAGCGGTACGGGAACATCGGTCAATACGATTTACACCATGCTGGCGGCAGAGCTGGGGTATGCCGTTCCCGTCATCCGCGCGCCCAAGCGGCCCGGTGATATCTACCGTACCTGGTTCGATTGCACCCATGCGCAGCGTGTGCTCGGCTGGCGGGCCACCACGCCGTTGCGGGAAGGGTTACGCCGCACCCTGGCTTCCTTTGGGGCGGACGCGCCACACACCGCTGCGCCGCGCGCCGAATGACAGGCCGTCGCCGGTTGGCGCTGATGCGCGGCTACAGGCCGCGATCCTTGATCTGCTCGTACACAGCCAGCGTACCGATATCGACGACCTGGCCGGGCGGCAGGCAGGCATACACCGGCGCGTTGGCGGCGATCAGGCCTGGAATGATGTCGAAGCCCCAGTCGGATGGACGATCGGCGGGAATGAAGCGCAGCACGTCGGGTTCGACCACATAGACACCGGCATTGGCCCAGGGGTGGTCGGCGGGCCAGACGCGCGGTTTCTCGACAAACCGCACGACCCGTCCGCTCGCATCGAACTCCACCATGCCCTGCGATTGTGGCTGTTGGGTGGTTTTGAGCGCGATGGTCAGCATGCTGCCGCGCGCCCGATGGGTGTCGATCAGGGTGGTCAGGTCCAGGTTCAAGAGCAGATCGCCGTAAACCACCACGAAGGATTGATCGAAAAAGTCGCGCAGTGGCAGCAGCGCGCCCGCTGTGCCGCGCAGCTCGGCTTCCTCTGAGTAGCGCAGGCGCACACCCCAGTGCGCGCCGTCGCCTAGGCCCTGGCGGATAACCTGCGGCAGATGATGCAGGTTGAGTGCGATCTCGCGGATGCCGGCGGCCTGCAACCAGCGCAGCGTGTGTGCCAGCAGAGGTTCGCCGGCGATCGGCAGCATCGGTTTGGGGATCGTGTCGGTGAGCGGGCGGAGCCGCGTGCCCGCGCCCGCCGCTAGGATCATGGCTTTCACGGCTTGCTCCTCGTTGTCAGCGCCCGACGGTCAGGGCGGTGACGTCGATCACGATGTCCTGCCGCGGCAGGCGTTGCCAGTCCAAGAGACCGATCAACT encodes:
- a CDS encoding NAD-dependent epimerase/dehydratase family protein, with amino-acid sequence MSRDTIRRVMVTGGAGFIGSHSVDALLERGFEVAVVDNFAPYAGGRREYVPAGVQLYEADIRTAAFEQAVASFQPDGILHLGAQPSVKVSTDDPWTDLQVNGAGMLRLLRAAERYAVQHVVFASSGATYGTVERLPVDETTPQRPESPYGMTKLLGEWYLRYWRERGVNGTILRYGNVYGPRQDPHGEAGVIAIFAKRMLARQPVRIDWDGEQQKDYVYVGDVAHANVEALLRARNDTFCIASGTGTSVNTIYTMLAAELGYAVPVIRAPKRPGDIYRTWFDCTHAQRVLGWRATTPLREGLRRTLASFGADAPHTAAPRAE
- a CDS encoding nucleotidyltransferase family protein yields the protein MILAAGAGTRLRPLTDTIPKPMLPIAGEPLLAHTLRWLQAAGIREIALNLHHLPQVIRQGLGDGAHWGVRLRYSEEAELRGTAGALLPLRDFFDQSFVVVYGDLLLNLDLTTLIDTHRARGSMLTIALKTTQQPQSQGMVEFDASGRVVRFVEKPRVWPADHPWANAGVYVVEPDVLRFIPADRPSDWGFDIIPGLIAANAPVYACLPPGQVVDIGTLAVYEQIKDRGL